TGCCCAGCCCTGCTAGGAACCTCACACACCATGTTGCAGTCTCTTCCCATCTTCATCTTTGTGTCCCAACCGTTCTCAGGTGACATAGCATGAACCTCACTTTTATCCACTAGCTTAGCTCAGCCTTTCCCTAGTCATAGCCACAATTTCTCACCTCTACCGCGTGTCTAAGCTGGATCCAGGGCTAGTGGGCAGAGCCCTGTCCATTCATATTTCTTACACAGATTAAAATCATCTTTGTGATTACATCTAATCTGTCCTGAATGCTCAGAAACCATAAAGACCCAGCTTTGCATCCCCCAACCCCCGTCGCTGTTTCCTCTTTAGTAGCGGTTCTCGACCtgtgaccatcagaaaacacatatttctCAATGTCTTaggaacccccaaccataaatttattttcgttgctacttcataactataattttgctactgagcgATGTGTCAGTACCTAAGGCCATTGGAAGTATGAGTTTTCTGATGGTCACTCCCCACCGATACTCTAAAAACATTTTcctaggaagggaggaaggaggctcaTCAGACTCAGGAAACTCACAAAGTTATGAGATTCCAGAGAGCTTTTGGGATGCAGCTTTTCTGAGCTGTTACCCAGGCTGGAGGTAGTAACGCCACTGCTGCTACCCCCATACTCCATAAACAACACCCAAAACTCACTGATTTACTAAACTGGGTGTGGGCAGAATCATTCCTTTGGTTTGCCATCAGTGACCCATTTTCAGCGAACGAACAGGTGCTTGCTCATTCGTCACTCCCCAGGAAGTCACATAAAGGCACTGTTCCATTCCCTGTGTGGCTGGGTACATACTAAAGTCTGTGGAACCCGTAAGTAGATAACTGGATATACTTGTATTGAAATTGACAATCAatgagataaacaaacaaaacctgcacCTTTAATGCTTCAGTGATGGTGCCTGAGCCTCTGCAGCTGCTCAGTGAAGCAGTTTCTTCaggaagagaacaaagaagatgggggttgggggtctgACTCTGGCCCCGTTTCTGATGGCTGACTTACAGATTTCACTTTTGTTACTGATTGTAAAACCCATATAAGCCGTCGCTGTGTCTTTGCACTGTTCTATGGTTATGCATTTCATCAGCTGGATGGGGATGTTGTTGACACCTGCGGGGCGGGGGGGATGGGAAACACATGTGACACTTCCCTCCCTGGCCCTGGGTCAGGTCGGGTACCTGTGCCCTTCTCATATCTAAACTACCCAGAAGCCTCAGCTGTCCCATGCTCGTTATAGTATCACCTCCACCCCGCAGCTACACTATCCTTGGAGTTCTTCGATTGGCTTAGCTCCTGCCTCTGGTCTTTGCACCTTTCTTCCAGTCACGCTGAACGCCTGTCTCCATTTGTGCTTCCAATATCCCAGCTCCTTGGCCTCATCTTAATGGATCAGATCCCCCTTTGTCTCTTTTGTGCCTCTATTTAAGAGTGATGTCTTCAAGACTCGGTGAGGAtgtgtacctctctctctctctctctctctctctctctctctctctctctcacacacacacacacacagagtcccacTTTGACTCACACAGACTGGtccacagacagaggcagaccaGCTGCCTTCTCATGGGACTCAGACATACTGATCTCTAGGCCTAAGGCAGGCAGGGGGTTGGGATGTTTTTCTCCTAGCACAGGGTCTTCCAATCCCTAAATTTCCCCAAGCCATGTCAATCAAGTACTGGTATGTCTTCTATACATCAGAGGATGGAACCCTTGCTCTCCCTGCGGTAATCTGCTAGCTTTGATTGACACTGTGTGGTAGTGGTGTGCAGACACCTGCACTGTGCTGGGAGCATCCTGTGCTGCTGCTTGGAGCTATGCAGACTTGCGCTGCAGCCAGGCACATGTTTTAGGATCGCGAAGACATTACCTCTCATTCTTGGCTTGAGCTGCCTATTACAACAGCAACAGCCACCTGAGTTTATCATTTGTGAGTATGCTCTACGCCTTTCAACGTGCTTTTGGGTCCATTCTCTCAAGCACCTGTGTTTATGATGCCGGAGAGCTCCACACACTTTATCTTGTCCGTGGAACACCACTTGAGCTCTGGACTGCACTCTCTCCCCTTCACGGTGAAGCATGTGGGACACTTGAGACCGCTGGAGTTGAATTCAtccacttccttctcctctaTCTCATTCAGCGTAATTTCCCAGGGGTCTGttggggggagggatggggggaaCAAGACAAGACAGAAAACTGGCTGGCCACTGGTCACAGGTGAGATAAATGCATATGCAAAGTGCCACAGCTTCTTGGAGTGGTCCTTCCCACCTGGCCTACCGTCTACTCCACCTTTGCCATCCTCAGTCATGAGGCAGCAAATATGTGTGTCCATCATGTGTCTCCATGGTGGTCATGGCTTATGACAGGGCTTGGCCACTCTGGAGAGAGAGGTCCTTGGCAGAGCAGAGAGTGATAGGAGTTAGGGATGGAGAAGCTGAGATGGTGAAGGAAGggtaaggaagagagggaaagccaGGGCTGTCTGCagaagtgctcttagccaccttCCTTGGGAGCTCTACCTCTCCATGGCTCTGTGGCCCCACGAGCTGAGGCAAGAAAACCATGAGAGTATGCCCACTGGAGCCTTCATACCATCTCTTGACTGAGCTTGGGTATCAAGAGTTCTGGGATTTCATGTTTAGGGAGAATGAGGATTGACTGTACAGCTTGTGGAGGAATCAGCAGGGTGGCCTTGAGGACTGGGCCAGGACGATGCTCTCCACAGTGAAGAAGAAGGTCACACAGGGAGAAGACATGGGCTGGGTGGCAGATGGGAATATCTCACAGCTTTGTTCCCTGGCAAGGAACTATGGCAAGTGTGAAAACCCCAGGGCCGGGGCAAGAAATTCtgaagccagtcccacaacacccagaggaagatccactcccagaatcataggatcagaggtgaggaagacacaacatcttctccaacaccagaagtaactggAATCAGCGGTACCTgggcacccaggaactccacctgACTAATGGCACACGTTCTTCCTAtctgggctggtgccctgagcagaccttgggagAAAACTTctcagccagtcccacaacattCAGAGGAAGATctacttccaggtgctctaacacaccaaggtcataggatcagaggtgccatgagcagaccttgggcactaactccacaaccagtcccacaacacccagaagaagctccactcccaagctctctaacatgcccaggaccacAAGATCTCAGGATCCTAGGAACTTGGCCACACCAGGGTCTCAGGGTCCCAGTGGCAGCTTGAAtttcaggagctctgacacacccaggatctcaggatcacaggatcccagaatcacaggatcacagagacagctgaactctgaggagttctgacacaaccatgatcacaggaaggacagcctccagtcagatatagtgagggcaggtagtactagagataaccagatggcgggAGGCCAGCATAAGAacgtaagcaacagaaaccaaggttacttggcatcatcagaacccaattctcccaccatagcaagtcctggatacaccatcacactgaaaaagcaagaatcagatctaaaaatcacttctcatgatggttatagaggactttaagaaggacataagtaacttccttaaagaaacacaggagaacacgggtaaacagctagaagcccttaaagaggaaacacaaaaatcccttaaagaattacaggaaaacacaatctaacagggaaaggaaatgacaaaaccatccaagatctaaaaatgaaaatagaaacaataaagaaatcacaaagggagacaaccctggagttagaaaaccgaggaaagagatcaggagttatagataCAAGCATTACCaaaagaagagatagaagagagaatctcagggacagaagatattacagaaaacattgacaaaacagtcaaagaaaatgctaaaagcAAAAAGCCTGTAACCCAACAcatacaggaaatacaggacacaatgagaagaccaaacctaaggataataggtatagaggagagtgaagattctcaatttaaagggccagtaatatcttcaacaaaattatagaagaaaacttccccaatctaaagaaagagatgcccatgaacatacaagaagcctacagaactccaaaaagactggaccagaaaagaaactcctcctgtcatataataatcaaaacacgaAATGCACTaaacttaaagaaagaatattaaaagcagtaggggaaaaaggacaagtaacatataaaggcagacctatcagaattataccagatttctcaccatAGACTacaaaagctagaagatcctgggcagatgttatacagacactaagagaacacaaatgccagcccaggctactatacccagcagaactctcaaataccatagagggagaaacaaagatattccatgacaaaaccaaatttacacgaTATTTTTCCATAAATACAGCCATACAAAGGATactagatggaaaacaccaacacaaggatggaaacttcactctagaaaaagcaagaaagtaatctttcaataaccccaaaagaagatagctacacaaacataattccacctctaacaacaaaaataacagtaagtaacaatcacttttccttaatatctcttaacatcaatagactcaattcccccccaaaatacatagactaacagactgggtatgtaaacaggacccagctttttgctgcatacaggaaacacacctcagtgacaaagacagacattacctcagagtaaaaggctggaaaacaattttccaagcaaatggtcccaagaaacaagctggagtagctattctaatattgaataaaatcaactttcaaccaaaagttatcaaaaaggataaggaagaacacttcatactggtcaaagataaaaatctaccaagacgaactctcaattctgaacatctatgctccaaatacaactGTACCCAAatgcataaaagaaactttactaaagttcaaggcacacattgcaccccacacaataatagtgggagacttcaacaccccactctcatcaatagaaagatcatggaaacagaaactaaacagagacacagtgNAACTNacagaagttatgaatcaaatggatctaacatatttatagaacatttcatcctaaagcaaaagattataccttctcagcacctcgtggtaccttctccaaaactgaccatataattggccacaaaacatgcctcaacagatacaagaagattgaaataatcccatgcacctcattagatcaccatggactaaggttaGTCttaataccaacaaaaacaatggaaagcacacatacacatggaagctgaacaatgctctactcaatgataacttggtcaagtaagaaataaagaaagaaatgaaaggctttttagaatttaatgaaaatgaagacacatcataccaaaacttatgggacacaatgaaagcagtggtaagaggaaaactcacagctctgagtgcctccaaaaagaaactggagagagcatacacttagcagcttgacagcacacctgaaatctctagaacaaaaagaagcaaatacacacaagaggagtagatggcaggaaatgatcaaactcagggctaaaatcaaccaaataaaaacaaaaagaactatacaaagagtcaacaaaaccaggagctggttctttgagaaaatcaacaagatagataaacccttagtcagactaaccagaagtcacagagatagtatccaaattaataaaatcagaaatgaaaagggagacataacaaaatatatcttaaaataattaataattatttaattctgtttgttgaatattaacagttgaaaatattaaaatcatgttttacaaaaaaagaaaaccccagggcctttgtttttctgaagaatattacacacacacacacacacacacacacacacacacacacacacggcaaaaTATCTTAATGCTGCTTAATGTGTGCTTTTCAATTACTGTCCCACATTGTCCTGGCCCAGCTAATGGGAGGTTCAATACTTCTTCACTTtgagcagaagcaggagctgatgcagtggggCCCTTAGATGCCTGGATGTCTCAGGCTCTGAAATCCTCAAGACACCCAGGGTGAGCCTACCATCGTCTCTCTCCAGAGTGTGGGTGGAGCCCAGTCTgaagcaattaaaataaaaaagagatacaaagagaaaaagaaaaatagagagaaataatttataaaaatacaaaaaacttAATACACAAAGCAATAAAAATCTGAGAAAAACATCTCAAAAAGAATGCCAATCATTAACAGTAAAGAGCCTTCTCAGAACTCCAAAAATATGggaatttctcttctttctttctcctgtaaaCTCTCATCCCCACTCTACTACATGTAATGTGACTATTTTgattaaaatcaaaatcaaatataaCTAAAACGTGTGTCCTGGGAATTCTGG
Above is a genomic segment from Mus caroli chromosome 11, CAROLI_EIJ_v1.1, whole genome shotgun sequence containing:
- the LOC110305456 gene encoding uncharacterized protein LOC110305456, which gives rise to MHPATPSRLLLVCSLAFIPFSTDPWEITLNEIEEKEVDEFNSSGLKCPTCFTVKGRECSPELKWCSTDKIKCVELSGIINTGVNNIPIQLMKCITIEQCKDTATAYMGFTISNKSEICKSAIRNGARVRPPTPIFFVLFLKKLLH